The proteins below are encoded in one region of Limnochorda pilosa:
- the flgM gene encoding flagellar biosynthesis anti-sigma factor FlgM, whose amino-acid sequence MIVSEAQVQRVVRIYQVQGAQKVKAGPGGGRPRPDRVTLSKEAREIQKVREALAGMPDVREAKVAELRKALDAGTYRVDSADVAEKMFARFLVDRLAADLPSTQDAEGAPGGREGD is encoded by the coding sequence ATGATCGTCTCCGAGGCGCAGGTCCAGCGGGTGGTCCGTATCTACCAGGTGCAGGGCGCGCAGAAGGTGAAGGCGGGCCCGGGCGGCGGCCGGCCCCGTCCCGACAGGGTCACCCTGTCCAAGGAGGCCCGGGAGATTCAGAAGGTCCGGGAAGCCCTGGCGGGGATGCCCGACGTGCGGGAAGCGAAGGTGGCCGAGCTGCGGAAGGCCCTGGACGCCGGAACCTATCGTGTCGACTCGGCCGACGTGGCCGAGAAGATGTTCGCCCGATTCCTGGTGGACCGTTTGGCCGCGGACCTGCCGTCCACCCAGGACGCAGAGGG
- a CDS encoding MerR family transcriptional regulator, with protein MALRNCVRCGRLTDGRLGSLCPQCQREDAEAFEAVVDYLRDHPEANLMEVSQATGVDADHIRRFLREGRLELVGDPDALQCERCGASISTGRLCSDCTRAMEQAAAAQTRPPVESRPSESPARFHLGRHWLEERRERYRR; from the coding sequence ATGGCGCTGAGGAACTGCGTGCGGTGCGGGCGCCTGACGGACGGCCGGTTGGGCAGCCTTTGCCCCCAGTGCCAGCGGGAGGACGCCGAGGCCTTCGAGGCGGTGGTGGACTACCTCCGGGATCATCCCGAGGCCAACCTCATGGAGGTGAGCCAAGCAACCGGCGTGGATGCGGACCACATCCGACGTTTCCTCCGGGAGGGCCGGTTGGAGTTGGTGGGTGATCCTGATGCCCTCCAGTGCGAGCGATGCGGGGCGTCGATCAGCACCGGACGTCTCTGCTCGGACTGCACTCGGGCGATGGAGCAGGCGGCCGCTGCCCAGACCCGGCCCCCGGTGGAATCCAGGCCATCTGAATCTCCGGCTCGCTTCCACCTGGGACGGCACTGGCTCGAGGAGCGCCGGGAGCGGTACCGGCGATAG